In Corvus cornix cornix isolate S_Up_H32 chromosome 9, ASM73873v5, whole genome shotgun sequence, the genomic stretch ctcagaaactgaaaaatatcctgaaataaCAATTCATGGTAACTGGTGAAACGAACTGCGAGCCCACAAACACTTCCACCCATTCACTGCAAGAAGCCACCTCATTAAACAAAACCCATcgaaatgaagaaaaatgctggCATTATAATAGTTAAAATTATGTACTTGCCACAACATACAAAACATTAGTTGGGAAAAGCAAGGAGAAggtaaggaaaaaaggcagtgtgtcccaaagctgcagcagtgcccgTGCAGGTGGGGCTGCACTCACATGGAATCATTGCGGGCCAGCTGCCCATTCTGCCGTGTGGCGTTTTCGCTCATGGAACGCTCTCTCTTCAGCCTTCCCACCGAGCGCACCTGcagcaaaggaggaaaagagacaTAAAAGCCAGAGAGTTCCAGCACACAACACTGTGCACTGGAGCTTTGTCAGTCAGATCTGCCCTCAGATACAAAGGCACATTTCCATGGGTTTCACAGTGGTTAGGAAGAAAACAACTGATGACAGGATCTGATGCTGGTACATGTAAAATCAGGCTCCAAACTTACTGCAACCCTGTTGTTACCTATCCATTTGATCTGATGTCAAAACTATGAACCAACAGAATTTTGAATATTctctggagatactcaaaacccTCTGGACACAACCGTGAGTAACATGGTCTAGGATGAACCTGCTTGAGGGAAGCTGGACAAGATGAActccagtggtcccttccagccttaaCCATTCTGGAATTACCTCCTATCACCAGAGATAAACATATTTCTATTGTATTTTATAAGTCTATAAAATACGCAGCTTCATAAATAATTAACCATGTTTTGTCAATTGCCATTATTCACTTGGATGCCAATGTTATACCATTCTTTGAAACTGGTTTTCAGGGTTTTGTTAAAACTCATTAATTCTGTGTGGTGTTATATCATCTAGCTATGAAGTCCAGAGTTCAACTATATACATTACAATGTCTAACTATATACAATTGCAAGAATCTTACCTTTTTTCTGATACTCTGTAAATAAACCTTGCAGCCTTCTCTTCAGCgcaaggatttttttgttagaaGTATTTTGGGTAGTTCtaattatgattttatttttgtaagtagGGAGTAAGCTTGCTGAGCATGGCAATCCCAGGCCATCTGCCACTTCAAAGTCTAATCAGAACAACTATAGTGCtaataacaatatttttctattttcccaACATATGTCAGCACCAAGTTGATCTACACGACAGTAGAGAAATCATTGGTCATTTCACTTTCTTTAGTAGAATGCTTCTCATctaaggaaaaagcaaaataaatactggCCTCTTCACTTTGAGGTGTCTGCTGTGGAGGTTTTTCTAGGTCCAAAAAATCTAGCGGTTGATCACTAAGAGAAATAACACGGGGAGGAGTTTTCAATGCCAGTGGTTTGAATGGAGTAGACTGAAGAATGTCAAGGTCTGCTGGTCTGGAAAATGGAATGTCTTCACTATTACCTGCAAGAACATCAGCTGTCAATAGAAAGCAAACTGTTCTGAGGCCTGAGGGCCAGTGCTACAGTTCAAAAGAACATCACAGCAGTTACCTCCCCTGCCTATGCCAAATGATCAAGTATAATCTTGTTTAATAGGTCTTGTATGTTAAAAACTACTATTAAAGTGCTCATAAAGACCACATTATTTGACACTTATTTGAGCAGTTTCTCTGAGAACAATGATCCTGAGTAACCCTGAACCACATCAACTGTTACTGCAAGTGAGGGCACTCAAGACACAGTCCTATCAGTGGTGTATTTGATTGGGAACATCAAAGCATAAAATATATGCATGTCACACATTTTGCAAACTGTAAGACCTTCAGCAGTTCTGGATCTGTCACTGTAAAGCCCATGACCACAAATACTAAAGTAATGTTGATAGAGTCTACTCAGACAGATTCTTAACAAAATTAGCATTCTGATTAAAATCAAACACATTACAGATGACAAATATAGAGCACATCCCCAAAACTTGTTCTAGTTACTTCAGCTTACAGTTAATTGCTAAAAATTAGGTGTAAATcaataaacattaatttttttcgTCCAAAAATAGCATAGTAAGATGAAACATCAGCAATTAAACCTTCTGTTCATAATTAATTCATCAGCTGTCTCCATTATAAGCTACTCCAAAACTATTCACgaaaacattttcagagctTAAGAAACTTCCCAAGTTAAAGAGCTTTAACTGTTTGAACACCAGAAAGCATTTTACAggttgttcttttaaaaatgacaaatcaatatatattttttccatccAGAAATCTGGGGAACTAATTTAAGGTTTCACCTGCACTGCAATGCAGACATACCTGCCACTACAATCCGCTCTGGAACCTGCATAGTTACACTGGCATTTGGAAATCCTTCCTGGCTGCCCTTCTCCAGGTCAGCATTCTGAGGAGCCACTTTGAGCTTCTCTGGGACTCTCATGCGCTGGCTGATGCCCTCGGTGTATTCCATCTCGTACTGCAGCCGGTTCATCTCTGCCATCTCGGCAGCCGGGGAGGGGAATGCGGCCCCACTCATTCTGCCAAAGGGAAACCAAAACTCTCAGAGCAGTACAGGAACCCAGCAGGAAGAATGGAAAGGAAACACTTTCTTCTGACTACCAGGGAAGTAGGAGATCCTAACTGAAGAGTCTTATTTACAGGAAGAAATTATGCAATAAAATTCATAGGAAGTGTAGTAACAAAGTGCTCAGAGGTACAGGCAATGAAAGAAGAACAAAGTGATGCTGTAGGCAATGCTCAAATTGAGGGTCCTCAAATTGAGccataacaaataaaaaaaaggcaaaacaaaccaacctaGAAATTCTGCAGATAAGGTACTATTCCTGCACCAGCTGGCAGAAATAGAAACATAAACAAATGCATCAAAGAATTGGTAGGGTTGATAGGAAATCTATTCAGGATTGGTGAGAGATCTAAATTATTGATTTGCATTTACACAAATCCAGTATACTGGTAGTTGAGAAAACGGCTGAAGTCTCAAAAAACTGCATCTTGAGGCAGGGGAATGACAGAAAAGACTCAGTCTGGGCAGCAGCCCCCTGCTCACTGTCAGTCACCCAGATCTTACCCCACCCTACAAGGACAAAGTTCCTTATCAACAGCCTGTCAAATCAGCTTAAAACTGAGAATATTAATAACCCTTCCCAAATGCAGCaattctttaaaattctcacatttttctgtaaattaaaatcttacTTTTGCGGAACTGATACAAgatggggaggagagagaacaAGACTTTATTTAAACTTAAAAGAGTTTGCCAATACTTTATATATACATTTTCCTAGAAAAGGAGTGGGATCTCATATGAAGCAGTGGAGGAGTTTCCTAGAAACTGGGCTGTGAGAAACTGACTAATGCAATTGCTGGGAGCTGTGTCAAAGACCAAGGTAACTGGGGGTTTGAAGTTAGATTTAAGgccaagagaaaaagaaatcctagaGCTGCACTGGGGGGGTGGCTGGAAGGGAACCTCACCTGGGAGAAGTTGATCACATGCAGTGGCCCTTGCTGATGACTTAGATCCAGATAATGGTTACGGGCTCAGTTAAAGAGACCCAGAAGCTGCATCTGGAGTAGGGCTGGAAAGGGGCTTCCAGAGGAAACAGTGAGCTGCAAGAACTGGTTGTGGGAAACTTTTCATCCAGGCAATGGCCGGGGCCTTGTCAACAGCTCACACTGAGGTGATGGTTATTTTTAGGGTGAGGATAAGAAGACAAAGATTCTAgacatatatgtacatacacaATATGCAAATACAGCTTTCCTGGCAAACCTGCCTATGTGAAGCATGAAATCTTTTAGTGGTGTTGCTTAAGTAGGTCCCTAAATGAAGTAACTCATCCTGGCAAAAAGGCAGGGTTTGCCACTAAAATTGCAGTTCCTTTACTATTTTTGGCAGCAAGGCCACgtctgctgctgtgtgtgcactTTGCTGAGCTGAACGTGCAGAACTCTGAGAGCAAAAGGCCTCAGTGTAGAGCAGCCACAAAGCAGGTGAGACAGCCCACAAGCCCTCCCTCCCACCATCTCACACAAGCAATACTTCCACATTTATCAATAAAACCTTGAATAATAACCTTCAGACAATGGAGAGAAGCACAGAGAAGGATCTGGATCGTGtaacacacaaatacacacagagTATATCCAAGATGTGATGCACCTGGCGGTCCATCCTGGGAGCCTCAGGGTTATTTGCAAGACTTACTATCACCACAGATCAAATAAAGTATCTCATTAATCTCAAAGTGTCACTGTAGCACAGTAGGAGAAGGGGTGATCAGGGAGCAGGCAAAAAGGCCACTGTGCAACCTTAAAAAAAGGTCTatataaacttaaaaaaaattagttttaa encodes the following:
- the MFF gene encoding mitochondrial fission factor isoform X6 encodes the protein MSGAAFPSPAAEMAEMNRLQYEMEYTEGISQRMRVPEKLKVAPQNADLEKGSQEGFPNASVTMQVPERIVVAADVLAGNSEDIPFSRPADLDILQSTPFKPLALKTPPRVISLSDQPLDFLDLEKPPQQTPQSEEVRSVGRLKRERSMSENATRQNGQLARNDSMWHRSDTVPRNKMPRFQSPLSTKDCTPMLRGGSAATTSSNPHHDNTRYGLSNFDTTLEGTPDDMTVVDAASLRRQIIKLNRRLQLLEEENKERAKREMIMYSITVAFWLLNSWLWFRR
- the MFF gene encoding mitochondrial fission factor isoform X3 is translated as MSGAAFPSPAAEMAEMNRLQYEMEYTEGISQRMRVPEKLKVAPQNADLEKGSQEGFPNASVTMQVPERIVVAADVLAGNSEDIPFSRPADLDILQSTPFKPLALKTPPRVISLSDQPLDFLDLEKPPQQTPQSEEVRSVGRLKRERSMSENATRQNGQLARNDSIVTPSLQQARVCPPNMLPEDGINLYSARGILSFIQSSTRRAYQQVLDVLDENRSLDKDNRPMLRGGSAATTSSNPHHDNTRYGLSNFDTTLEGTPDDMTVVDAASLRRQIIKLNRRLQLLEEENKERAKREMIMYSITVAFWLLNSWLWFRR
- the MFF gene encoding mitochondrial fission factor isoform X8 — translated: MSGAAFPSPAAEMAEMNRLQYEMEYTEGISQRMRVPEKLKVAPQNADLEKGSQEGFPNASVTMQVPERIVVAADVLAGNSEDIPFSRPADLDILQSTPFKPLALKTPPRVISLSDQPLDFLDLEKPPQQTPQSEEVRSVGRLKRERSMSENATRQNGQLARNDSMWHRSDTVPRNKMPRFQSPLSTKDCTYGLSNFDTTLEGTPDDMTVVDAASLRRQIIKLNRRLQLLEEENKERAKREMIMYSITVAFWLLNSWLWFRR
- the MFF gene encoding mitochondrial fission factor isoform X14, which encodes MSGAAFPSPAAEMAEMNRLQYEMEYTEGISQRMRVPEKLKVAPQNADLEKGSQEGFPNASVTMQVPERIVVAGNSEDIPFSRPADLDILQSTPFKPLALKTPPRVISLSDQPLDFLDLEKPPQQTPQSEEVRSVGRLKRERSMSENATRQNGQLARNDSIYGLSNFDTTLEGTPDDMTVVDAASLRRQIIKLNRRLQLLEEENKERAKREMIMYSITVAFWLLNSWLWFRR
- the MFF gene encoding mitochondrial fission factor isoform X7, translated to MSGAAFPSPAAEMAEMNRLQYEMEYTEGISQRMRVPEKLKVAPQNADLEKGSQEGFPNASVTMQVPERIVVAGNSEDIPFSRPADLDILQSTPFKPLALKTPPRVISLSDQPLDFLDLEKPPQQTPQSEEVRSVGRLKRERSMSENATRQNGQLARNDSMWHRSDTVPRNKMPRFQSPLSTKDCTPMLRGGSAATTSSNPHHDNTRYGLSNFDTTLEGTPDDMTVVDAASLRRQIIKLNRRLQLLEEENKERAKREMIMYSITVAFWLLNSWLWFRR
- the MFF gene encoding mitochondrial fission factor isoform X5 → MSGAAFPSPAAEMAEMNRLQYEMEYTEGISQRMRVPEKLKVAPQNADLEKGSQEGFPNASVTMQVPERIVVAGNSEDIPFSRPADLDILQSTPFKPLALKTPPRVISLSDQPLDFLDLEKPPQQTPQSEEVRSVGRLKRERSMSENATRQNGQLARNDSIVTPSLQQARVCPPNMLPEDGINLYSARGILSFIQSSTRRAYQQVLDVLDENRRPMLRGGSAATTSSNPHHDNTRYGLSNFDTTLEGTPDDMTVVDAASLRRQIIKLNRRLQLLEEENKERAKREMIMYSITVAFWLLNSWLWFRR
- the MFF gene encoding mitochondrial fission factor isoform X10, translating into MSGAAFPSPAAEMAEMNRLQYEMEYTEGISQRMRVPEKLKVAPQNADLEKGSQEGFPNASVTMQVPERIVVAGNSEDIPFSRPADLDILQSTPFKPLALKTPPRVISLSDQPLDFLDLEKPPQQTPQSEEVRSVGRLKRERSMSENATRQNGQLARNDSMWHRSDTVPRNKMPRFQSPLSTKDCTYGLSNFDTTLEGTPDDMTVVDAASLRRQIIKLNRRLQLLEEENKERAKREMIMYSITVAFWLLNSWLWFRR
- the MFF gene encoding mitochondrial fission factor isoform X9; amino-acid sequence: MSGAAFPSPAAEMAEMNRLQYEMEYTEGISQRMRVPEKLKVAPQNADLEKGSQEGFPNASVTMQVPERIVVAADVLAGNSEDIPFSRPADLDILQSTPFKPLALKTPPRVISLSDQPLDFLDLEKPPQQTPQSEEVRSVGRLKRERSMSENATRQNGQLARNDSMPMLRGGSAATTSSNPHHDNTRYGLSNFDTTLEGTPDDMTVVDAASLRRQIIKLNRRLQLLEEENKERAKREMIMYSITVAFWLLNSWLWFRR
- the MFF gene encoding mitochondrial fission factor isoform X11; this encodes MSGAAFPSPAAEMAEMNRLQYEMEYTEGISQRMRVPEKLKVAPQNADLEKGSQEGFPNASVTMQVPERIVVAGNSEDIPFSRPADLDILQSTPFKPLALKTPPRVISLSDQPLDFLDLEKPPQQTPQSEEVRSVGRLKRERSMSENATRQNGQLARNDSMPMLRGGSAATTSSNPHHDNTRYGLSNFDTTLEGTPDDMTVVDAASLRRQIIKLNRRLQLLEEENKERAKREMIMYSITVAFWLLNSWLWFRR
- the MFF gene encoding mitochondrial fission factor isoform X4, translated to MSGAAFPSPAAEMAEMNRLQYEMEYTEGISQRMRVPEKLKVAPQNADLEKGSQEGFPNASVTMQVPERIVVAGNSEDIPFSRPADLDILQSTPFKPLALKTPPRVISLSDQPLDFLDLEKPPQQTPQSEEVRSVGRLKRERSMSENATRQNGQLARNDSIVTPSLQQARVCPPNMLPEDGINLYSARGILSFIQSSTRRAYQQVLDVLDENRSLDKDNRPMLRGGSAATTSSNPHHDNTRYGLSNFDTTLEGTPDDMTVVDAASLRRQIIKLNRRLQLLEEENKERAKREMIMYSITVAFWLLNSWLWFRR